The Variovorax paradoxus B4 genome includes a region encoding these proteins:
- a CDS encoding type II toxin-antitoxin system Phd/YefM family antitoxin — MSISVRDIVPFSTARTHLSDLVLEVQNGAEKIITKNGEPAVAMIDAKRLDHYHRLERARIHLLLLDEVERGLADVQAGRTIDALEGLAELKLKCRARSGGTAG, encoded by the coding sequence ATGTCCATTTCGGTTCGCGACATTGTTCCGTTTTCAACAGCGCGCACCCACCTTTCGGACCTCGTACTGGAGGTGCAGAACGGCGCGGAAAAAATCATCACGAAGAACGGCGAACCGGCCGTGGCCATGATCGATGCCAAACGGCTGGACCACTATCACCGGCTGGAGCGTGCACGCATCCACCTGCTGTTGCTGGACGAGGTCGAACGTGGATTGGCGGATGTGCAGGCCGGCCGCACGATCGATGCGCTGGAAGGCTTGGCGGAGCTGAAACTGAAGTGCAGGGCGCGTTCCGGCGGCACTGCCGGCTGA
- a CDS encoding type II toxin-antitoxin system RelE/ParE family toxin produces the protein MAGREEEEGAALARVQYARNFASNLESIEAFWLDNDFAQGYERLLDALSDVVVPNLQRHPRMGRHFLKRAVESVEAERLLERIGLRLPALRPNAEVREYVMDEYLVLYLVSDGDPGDAGIVQLLAIKHHKQIGFDVPGSSAGI, from the coding sequence ATGGCTGGCCGCGAAGAAGAAGAGGGGGCGGCCCTGGCGCGCGTGCAGTACGCGCGCAACTTTGCATCGAACCTCGAAAGCATCGAAGCGTTCTGGCTCGACAACGATTTTGCGCAAGGCTATGAGCGCCTGCTCGATGCGCTGAGCGATGTCGTTGTTCCGAACCTGCAGCGGCATCCTCGCATGGGTCGGCATTTCCTGAAACGCGCCGTCGAATCCGTGGAGGCGGAGCGGCTTCTCGAACGCATCGGCCTGCGGCTGCCCGCTTTGCGCCCCAATGCCGAGGTGCGCGAATACGTGATGGACGAATACCTGGTCCTGTACCTTGTGTCCGATGGCGATCCAGGTGATGCGGGCATTGTCCAGTTGTTGGCGATCAAGCACCACAAGCAGATCGGCTTCGATGTGCCTGGCAGTTCAGCCGGCATCTGA
- a CDS encoding methyltransferase domain-containing protein encodes MAAQVDRAELEGKVQAMYKEVAEHPHGEFHFEMGRAMAERLGYRPADLDKVPAESIDSFAGVGYYFHLLDDLEGARVLDLGSGSGMDSFVASLLTGPSGTVIGLDMTDSQRAKAEGLRQRDGVRNVTYVKGYIDATPFEDGSFDVVISNGVINLAVDKPQVFREIARLLRPGGKLALSDIVTDVQLPENITCNTTLWAACIGGAWQAARYKDAIETAGLRVVAEQVNDEYRFLSDNAQGATKKFGVKSISLRADKV; translated from the coding sequence ATGGCCGCGCAAGTCGATCGCGCCGAGCTCGAGGGCAAGGTCCAGGCAATGTACAAGGAAGTCGCCGAGCATCCGCACGGTGAGTTCCACTTCGAGATGGGACGGGCGATGGCTGAACGGCTGGGCTACCGGCCAGCCGACCTCGACAAGGTTCCGGCCGAGTCCATCGATTCCTTCGCCGGCGTCGGCTATTACTTCCACCTGCTCGATGATCTCGAAGGCGCGCGCGTGCTCGACCTCGGCAGCGGCTCGGGCATGGATTCATTCGTGGCCAGCTTGCTGACGGGGCCCTCCGGGACCGTGATCGGCCTGGACATGACGGACTCGCAGCGTGCCAAGGCGGAGGGCCTGCGCCAGCGCGACGGCGTGCGCAACGTCACCTACGTGAAGGGCTACATCGATGCCACGCCGTTCGAGGACGGTAGCTTCGACGTCGTCATCAGCAACGGTGTGATCAACCTCGCCGTCGACAAGCCACAGGTATTCCGCGAGATCGCTCGCCTGCTGCGACCTGGCGGCAAGCTGGCCCTGTCGGACATCGTGACCGACGTGCAGTTGCCGGAGAACATCACCTGCAACACCACGCTGTGGGCCGCCTGCATCGGGGGTGCCTGGCAGGCCGCCCGCTACAAGGACGCCATCGAGACTGCCGGCCTGCGCGTCGTAGCCGAGCAGGTCAACGATGAGTACCGCTTCCTCTCCGACAACGCGCAGGGCGCAACGAAGAAGTTCGGCGTGAAGAGCATTTCGCTGCGTGCCGACAAGGTCTGA
- a CDS encoding DsrE family protein has protein sequence MADESRELVVLITHGIDHEMSSVGFTIANGGITNGLKVAVFLTSAGVDLVRKKAADTTHVKPLDPLAQLVRDFVARGGALYACTPCVKARGYEQPDFVEGVTIAGASVIHERLLRGAASLSF, from the coding sequence ATGGCAGACGAAAGCAGAGAACTGGTGGTGCTCATCACGCACGGCATCGACCACGAAATGTCCTCGGTGGGCTTCACCATCGCCAACGGCGGGATCACCAACGGATTGAAAGTTGCGGTCTTCCTGACCAGCGCCGGCGTGGACCTCGTGCGCAAGAAGGCGGCCGACACCACCCACGTCAAGCCGCTTGATCCGCTGGCCCAACTGGTGCGCGACTTCGTGGCGCGCGGCGGCGCCCTGTACGCCTGTACGCCGTGCGTGAAGGCCCGCGGCTACGAGCAGCCCGACTTCGTCGAAGGCGTGACCATCGCGGGCGCGAGCGTGATCCACGAACGCCTGCTGCGCGGCGCCGCAAGCCTGAGCTTCTGA
- a CDS encoding DUF4395 family protein: MDTVRELQFGPGMRVERLTEAAFLIAAIFTQDVRFAYVTFILTLLQAVSPRWAPIAQVVARFARFRGQHRIGDMYFDLGGSRGACAISVVVQSACLALIAAGFPVTGFVLLTVPTASFLIAPTLGFCAGCWFYVLGRDLVGRRGWLKGGFDDHHDIKIDGEEARDQPELRPTAQR, encoded by the coding sequence ATGGATACAGTCCGAGAGTTGCAGTTCGGTCCGGGCATGCGCGTCGAGCGCCTGACCGAGGCGGCATTTCTGATCGCCGCGATCTTCACGCAGGACGTGCGCTTCGCGTACGTCACGTTCATCCTCACGCTGCTGCAGGCCGTGTCCCCGCGGTGGGCGCCGATTGCTCAGGTCGTCGCGCGGTTCGCGCGCTTTCGCGGCCAGCACCGGATCGGCGACATGTACTTCGACCTGGGTGGGAGCCGCGGCGCGTGCGCCATTTCCGTGGTGGTGCAATCCGCCTGTCTTGCGTTGATCGCGGCGGGTTTCCCGGTCACCGGATTTGTGCTCCTGACGGTGCCGACGGCCTCGTTTCTGATCGCGCCGACATTGGGCTTCTGCGCAGGCTGCTGGTTCTACGTTCTCGGGCGCGACTTGGTCGGCCGCCGCGGCTGGCTGAAAGGAGGTTTCGATGATCACCACGACATCAAAATCGACGGCGAAGAGGCCCGCGATCAACCTGAATTGCGTCCTACGGCGCAACGTTGA
- a CDS encoding sensor histidine kinase produces the protein MITTTSKSTAKRPAINLNCVLRRNVETQPYGRCSVCTLELKQCHAWQSNGWSFALVALTLSLLLMPPGLPQQLIALVLLGVIVWQGLTNHKRTDDLIFGQHKLMALTQELRGQQFVIESQNETLAAQVDARTSELRESNMRLAAANLELLELDKLRSAVLSNVSHELRTPLTGIFGSAQNLRDGLAGGLTTAQQEYVGMIEKDSGRLIRVVNELLEWGRLQAGHIELDRAAVPLQPMLAEVAVLLRPVADRKGVQLSMPDGESTVHVQADADKLKQILINLVDNAVKFSPPQSRVDVRIEANRQVVKILVEDQGVGVPLEDRPHLFERFYRGHGAEAAAGSGLGLAIAKNLARLHGGDIALQSGAARGSVFVLSLPMEAEA, from the coding sequence ATGATCACCACGACATCAAAATCGACGGCGAAGAGGCCCGCGATCAACCTGAATTGCGTCCTACGGCGCAACGTTGAAACGCAGCCCTACGGGCGCTGCAGCGTCTGTACGCTCGAGCTCAAGCAGTGCCATGCGTGGCAATCCAACGGCTGGAGCTTCGCGCTCGTAGCGCTCACGCTGTCCCTGCTGCTGATGCCTCCCGGCTTGCCGCAGCAGCTGATTGCGCTCGTGCTGCTCGGCGTGATTGTGTGGCAGGGGCTCACCAACCACAAACGCACCGACGATCTGATCTTTGGCCAGCACAAGCTGATGGCGTTAACTCAGGAACTGCGCGGACAGCAGTTCGTGATCGAGAGCCAGAACGAAACACTCGCCGCGCAGGTTGACGCGCGCACTTCGGAATTGCGCGAGTCGAACATGCGCCTGGCCGCCGCCAACCTGGAACTGCTCGAACTGGACAAGCTGCGATCGGCGGTGCTGTCGAACGTGTCGCACGAGCTGCGCACACCGCTCACCGGCATCTTCGGCTCAGCACAGAACCTGCGCGACGGCCTGGCCGGCGGCCTCACGACAGCGCAGCAGGAATACGTGGGCATGATCGAGAAAGACAGCGGGCGGCTGATTCGCGTCGTCAATGAACTGCTGGAGTGGGGGAGGCTGCAGGCCGGGCACATCGAACTGGATCGGGCAGCCGTGCCGCTACAGCCGATGCTGGCCGAAGTCGCAGTGCTGCTGCGCCCCGTCGCGGACCGCAAGGGCGTGCAGCTGTCGATGCCCGATGGCGAATCGACAGTGCATGTTCAGGCTGACGCGGACAAGCTCAAGCAGATCCTCATCAACCTGGTGGACAACGCCGTGAAATTCAGCCCGCCGCAGTCACGAGTCGATGTCCGCATTGAAGCAAATCGGCAAGTCGTCAAGATTCTGGTGGAAGACCAGGGAGTGGGCGTGCCGCTCGAAGACCGTCCCCATCTCTTCGAGCGCTTCTACCGTGGCCATGGCGCCGAAGCCGCGGCCGGAAGCGGCCTCGGGCTCGCGATCGCCAAGAACCTGGCGCGCCTGCATGGCGGTGACATCGCGCTGCAATCCGGCGCGGCGCGAGGAAGCGTCTTTGTCCTGAGCCTGCCGATGGAGGCCGAGGCATGA
- a CDS encoding sigma-54-dependent transcriptional regulator, which translates to MNRIVVADDDAGIARILSDRLRDAGHEVDVARDGVEALRMAEGADLLLLDLEMPRMDGLTVLDSLRSLPAAPLVIVITAHGDMAKAVRAMRAGAYDFIAKPFDSTTIQLVVRRALETRRLKAHVHSLRSELGRKHLWVRGSDPAMARIADTVERVAPSNATVLLLGETGTGKEVIARALHLQSNRGDQPFLAVNCALLKGELLESELFGHEKGAFTGADRARTGRVETARGGTLFLDEIGEMPPPLQAKLLRLLQEKEYERLGSDRTLKADVRVIAATHRDLGAAIREGSFREDLYYRLKVISIRIPPLRERAGDILPLAEWLLEQHAAEAGRTIPKLTEEVRQAVLRYGWPGNVRELSNVMQRCALLAGDTVSLFDLSEELVGGAFSDATPVTSTEELFDLPYNEAVAAARRLILQRALERSGGHQTRAAEQLGVTQPYLSRLAKQLGLRRDEP; encoded by the coding sequence ATGAATCGCATCGTCGTTGCAGACGACGATGCGGGCATCGCACGCATCCTCAGCGACCGGCTCCGGGACGCAGGCCATGAGGTCGATGTTGCGCGCGACGGCGTCGAAGCCTTGCGCATGGCCGAAGGCGCCGACTTGCTGCTGCTGGACCTGGAGATGCCGCGCATGGATGGGCTCACCGTGCTCGACAGCCTTCGGAGCCTGCCGGCTGCGCCCCTGGTCATCGTGATCACGGCGCACGGCGACATGGCCAAGGCCGTGCGCGCCATGCGGGCCGGCGCGTACGACTTCATCGCCAAGCCTTTCGATTCGACGACCATCCAGCTTGTGGTGCGGCGGGCGCTGGAGACGCGGCGGTTGAAGGCACACGTGCACAGTTTGCGCAGCGAACTCGGGCGCAAGCACTTGTGGGTGCGCGGCAGCGACCCTGCGATGGCGCGGATTGCCGACACGGTCGAGCGCGTGGCGCCGAGCAATGCGACTGTATTGCTGCTGGGCGAGACGGGCACCGGCAAGGAGGTGATCGCGCGGGCCTTGCACTTGCAAAGCAACCGCGGCGATCAGCCTTTTCTGGCTGTCAATTGCGCATTGCTCAAGGGGGAGCTGCTCGAGAGTGAGCTGTTCGGACACGAGAAAGGAGCCTTCACCGGAGCCGATCGTGCGCGCACGGGCCGCGTGGAGACCGCGCGTGGCGGCACCTTGTTTCTCGACGAAATCGGTGAAATGCCGCCGCCGCTGCAGGCGAAGTTATTGCGGCTGTTGCAGGAAAAGGAGTACGAGCGCCTGGGCAGCGACCGAACTCTCAAGGCCGATGTCCGGGTCATCGCGGCCACGCACCGGGATCTGGGCGCGGCGATTCGCGAAGGCAGCTTTCGCGAGGATCTCTACTATCGGCTGAAAGTCATCAGCATCCGGATTCCGCCGCTGCGCGAGCGGGCGGGCGACATCTTGCCGCTGGCCGAATGGCTTCTGGAGCAGCATGCTGCGGAGGCGGGGCGGACGATCCCGAAGTTGACTGAAGAAGTGCGCCAAGCGGTGCTCCGCTACGGCTGGCCCGGCAACGTGCGCGAATTGTCGAACGTGATGCAGCGATGCGCGCTGTTGGCCGGCGACACGGTCTCGCTATTCGATCTGTCCGAAGAACTGGTAGGCGGAGCATTCAGTGACGCCACGCCGGTGACCAGCACCGAAGAGCTGTTCGATCTGCCTTACAACGAGGCGGTCGCAGCGGCACGACGGTTGATCTTGCAGCGTGCGCTTGAACGCTCGGGAGGCCACCAGACGCGTGCCGCCGAGCAACTCGGGGTCACGCAGCCCTATCTGTCTCGGTTGGCGAAGCAGCTTGGGTTGAGGCGAGATGAGCCTTAG
- a CDS encoding tannase/feruloyl esterase family alpha/beta hydrolase, translating into MDHIVSSSWRPAWAVVGAAALLAACGGGGGGSGISFLPIAPAAPDTPAPAPVAPPPAASPEARPGTLQSCSDLASKAAFSGTAYTSVTSVAAGTFTVAGVSTPTPAHCLVQGKMNERTSSVDGRTYAIGFEMRLPVDWNGRFFYQANGGLDGNVVAASGNIGGGSPTTTALHMGFAVISSDAGHSGAQIPVFGIDPQARLDYGYNAVAQLTPMAKNLIAQAYGRGADRSYFGGCSNGGRHAMVAAARSANAYDGILAGNPGFNLPKAAVAQLYGVQQYAQVTTANTPAGKPDLQTAFTQAEMDTVAGAVRSKCDALDGATDGIVADVQACKTAFKLATDVPTCGAARDGSCLTAAQKTVLDNVFSGARNTAGTALYSSFPYDAGINGADWRQWEFSNSQNLDTAAVGFVFSAPPLGTSRPSGIDFALGYSMDTDAPGIFATTALYTESAMSFMTPPNPSNLATLRDRGSKLMVYHGTSDAVFSSDDTTRWYDELRAANGGDASGFARFFPVPGMNHCGRGPATDQFDMLTPLVAWVEKGKAPDSVVATARGAGANVVNTELPAGWSAARTRPLCPYPKVANYVSGDLESASSFACK; encoded by the coding sequence ATGGATCACATCGTGTCATCGTCATGGCGGCCGGCATGGGCCGTGGTGGGGGCGGCCGCATTGCTCGCGGCGTGCGGTGGAGGTGGCGGCGGGAGTGGAATTTCGTTTCTGCCGATCGCTCCGGCCGCACCTGACACGCCGGCTCCGGCGCCCGTCGCTCCGCCGCCCGCGGCTTCCCCGGAGGCTCGCCCCGGCACGCTGCAGTCGTGCAGCGATCTCGCGAGCAAGGCCGCCTTCAGTGGCACGGCCTACACCAGCGTCACTTCCGTGGCGGCCGGCACGTTCACGGTGGCCGGTGTGAGCACGCCAACGCCGGCGCACTGCCTGGTGCAGGGAAAGATGAACGAACGCACCAGCAGCGTCGACGGCCGCACCTACGCGATCGGCTTCGAGATGCGCCTGCCGGTCGACTGGAACGGGCGCTTCTTCTATCAGGCCAACGGCGGATTGGACGGGAACGTGGTTGCGGCATCGGGCAACATCGGAGGAGGGTCCCCGACGACCACGGCGCTGCACATGGGCTTTGCCGTCATCAGTTCCGATGCAGGCCACTCCGGCGCGCAGATCCCGGTCTTCGGCATCGACCCGCAGGCACGCCTGGACTACGGCTACAACGCCGTCGCGCAACTGACGCCCATGGCCAAGAACCTGATCGCCCAGGCCTACGGCCGCGGGGCCGACCGCTCCTATTTCGGCGGCTGCTCGAACGGCGGCCGCCACGCGATGGTGGCTGCCGCACGGTCTGCCAACGCGTACGACGGCATCCTGGCGGGCAATCCCGGTTTCAACCTGCCGAAGGCTGCGGTCGCGCAGCTCTACGGCGTTCAGCAGTACGCCCAGGTAACCACCGCCAACACGCCGGCGGGCAAGCCGGATCTCCAGACGGCCTTCACGCAGGCGGAGATGGATACGGTCGCCGGCGCCGTGCGGTCGAAGTGCGACGCACTGGATGGCGCGACCGACGGCATCGTCGCGGATGTGCAGGCGTGCAAGACAGCCTTCAAGCTGGCCACCGACGTACCCACGTGCGGCGCAGCCCGCGACGGCAGCTGCCTCACGGCCGCGCAGAAGACCGTGCTCGACAACGTCTTCAGCGGCGCGCGCAACACCGCGGGCACCGCGCTCTACAGCAGCTTCCCCTACGACGCGGGCATCAACGGTGCCGACTGGCGGCAATGGGAGTTCTCCAACTCGCAGAACCTGGACACCGCCGCGGTCGGGTTTGTGTTCAGCGCGCCGCCGCTGGGCACGAGCCGCCCGTCGGGCATCGACTTTGCGCTGGGCTACAGCATGGACACCGATGCGCCGGGCATCTTCGCGACCACCGCGCTCTATACCGAGTCGGCCATGTCCTTCATGACGCCGCCGAACCCGAGCAACCTCGCGACGCTGCGCGATCGCGGCAGCAAGCTCATGGTCTACCACGGCACCAGCGACGCGGTGTTCTCGTCGGACGACACGACGCGCTGGTACGACGAACTGCGCGCGGCCAATGGCGGCGATGCGTCCGGCTTTGCGCGCTTCTTTCCGGTGCCCGGCATGAACCACTGTGGGCGAGGCCCGGCCACGGACCAATTCGACATGCTGACGCCGCTGGTGGCATGGGTAGAGAAGGGCAAGGCGCCGGATTCCGTTGTCGCCACCGCGCGCGGGGCCGGTGCCAACGTGGTCAACACGGAGTTGCCTGCCGGTTGGTCGGCCGCCCGGACGCGGCCCCTGTGCCCGTATCCGAAGGTGGCGAACTATGTGAGCGGCGATCTCGAATCGGCTTCCAGCTTCGCCTGCAAGTAG
- a CDS encoding DUF4256 domain-containing protein encodes MKAQEREELLQALKARFEQNMHRHKAIAWADIRARLEAHPGALRSLREMEATGGEPDVIGQDSEAGRYIFCDCSAESPSGRRSLCYDRQALDARKENKPESSAVEMAAAMGIELLTEEQYRELQKLGEFDIKTSSWIRTPPEVRALGGALFCDRRYGRVFAYHNGAQSYYAARGFRGALPV; translated from the coding sequence ATGAAGGCGCAAGAACGAGAAGAGCTTCTCCAGGCACTGAAGGCTCGCTTCGAGCAGAACATGCACCGGCACAAGGCCATCGCGTGGGCCGACATACGAGCCAGGCTCGAGGCCCATCCCGGCGCACTGAGGTCGCTTCGCGAGATGGAGGCAACGGGCGGGGAACCTGACGTCATCGGCCAGGACAGCGAAGCCGGGCGCTACATCTTCTGCGATTGCTCCGCGGAGAGTCCGAGTGGCCGCAGGAGCCTCTGCTACGACCGGCAAGCGCTCGACGCCCGCAAAGAAAACAAGCCGGAGAGCAGCGCAGTCGAGATGGCTGCCGCGATGGGTATCGAGCTTCTCACCGAGGAACAATACCGGGAACTGCAGAAACTCGGTGAGTTCGACATCAAGACCTCCAGCTGGATCAGAACACCGCCCGAGGTCAGGGCGCTCGGAGGCGCCCTCTTCTGCGATCGGCGCTATGGCAGGGTGTTCGCGTACCACAACGGCGCGCAGTCGTACTACGCGGCCAGGGGCTTCCGCGGAGCACTTCCAGTGTGA
- a CDS encoding FAD-dependent oxidoreductase, which yields MQRTDIANPAYFHKVVDCQYACPAHTPVPEYIRMIAQGRYSDAYMINWVSNVFPGILGRTCDRPCEPACRRGRVEESNAQAPEPVAICRLKRVAADMKDDVRARMPKLAPKSGKRVACVGAGPASLTVARDLAPLGYEVTVFDEEAKAGGFIRTQIPHFRLPESVIDEETGYILDLGVEFRGGERIGSMKALMAQGWDAVFVGCGAPRGRDLDVPGRREAAASIHIGIDWLKSVSFGHVSRIGQRVIVLGGGNTAMDCCRSARRLGGTDVKVIVRSGFAEMKASPWEKEDAQHEGIPIIDFHVPKAFVHEEGRLLGMTFEVVRAEYDAQGRRTLVPTGEPDAWFECDEVLVAVGQENAFPWIERDCGIAFDKSGLPTLDKNTFQSTVPHVFFGGDAAFGPKNIIWAVAHGHEAAVSIDKLLRAEPVYVRPAPMTNLVSQKMGIHEWSYDNDTSNDLRYKVPWAKAETALASIRVEVELGFDAATAFKEAERCLNCDVQTVFTESACIECDACVDICPMDCISFTANGEESELRARLKAPALNLAQDLYVSGGLKTGRVMVKDEDVCLHCGLCAERCPTGAWDMQKFLLKMTPAGQGVVQ from the coding sequence TTGCAGCGAACCGACATTGCCAACCCGGCCTATTTCCACAAGGTCGTCGATTGCCAGTACGCCTGCCCGGCGCACACCCCCGTCCCCGAATACATCCGCATGATCGCGCAGGGCCGCTACAGCGACGCCTACATGATCAACTGGGTCTCCAACGTCTTTCCCGGCATCCTGGGGCGCACCTGCGACCGGCCTTGCGAGCCGGCCTGCCGGCGCGGGCGGGTGGAGGAAAGCAATGCCCAGGCGCCGGAACCGGTGGCGATCTGTCGGCTCAAGCGTGTGGCGGCCGACATGAAGGACGACGTGCGCGCGCGCATGCCGAAGCTCGCGCCGAAGAGCGGCAAGCGTGTCGCCTGCGTCGGCGCGGGGCCGGCCTCGCTCACCGTTGCGCGCGACCTGGCGCCGCTGGGCTACGAGGTGACGGTGTTCGACGAGGAGGCCAAGGCCGGCGGCTTCATCCGCACCCAGATCCCGCACTTTCGCCTGCCGGAATCGGTGATCGACGAGGAGACGGGCTACATCCTGGACCTGGGCGTCGAGTTCCGCGGCGGCGAGCGCATCGGTTCGATGAAGGCGCTGATGGCCCAGGGGTGGGATGCGGTCTTCGTCGGCTGCGGCGCGCCGCGCGGGCGTGATCTGGACGTTCCCGGCCGCCGGGAAGCGGCGGCCAGCATCCACATCGGCATCGACTGGCTCAAATCCGTTTCCTTCGGCCACGTCAGCCGCATCGGACAGCGTGTGATCGTGCTGGGCGGCGGCAACACGGCGATGGACTGCTGCCGCTCGGCCCGGCGCCTGGGCGGCACCGACGTGAAGGTCATCGTGCGCAGCGGCTTCGCGGAGATGAAGGCCTCGCCCTGGGAAAAGGAAGACGCCCAGCACGAGGGCATTCCGATCATCGACTTCCACGTGCCCAAGGCCTTCGTCCACGAGGAGGGCAGGCTGCTGGGCATGACGTTCGAGGTGGTCCGCGCCGAGTACGACGCGCAGGGCCGCCGCACGCTGGTGCCCACCGGCGAGCCCGACGCCTGGTTCGAATGCGACGAGGTGCTGGTGGCGGTGGGCCAGGAGAACGCCTTCCCGTGGATCGAGCGCGATTGCGGCATCGCCTTCGACAAGTCGGGGCTGCCGACGCTCGACAAGAACACCTTCCAGTCCACGGTGCCCCACGTGTTCTTCGGCGGCGATGCGGCCTTCGGTCCCAAGAACATCATCTGGGCCGTTGCTCATGGCCACGAGGCCGCGGTGTCGATCGACAAGCTGCTGCGCGCCGAACCGGTCTACGTTCGCCCGGCGCCCATGACCAACCTGGTGTCGCAGAAGATGGGCATCCACGAGTGGAGCTACGACAACGACACCTCCAACGACCTGCGCTACAAGGTGCCGTGGGCCAAGGCCGAGACGGCGCTGGCCAGCATCCGGGTGGAGGTGGAGCTGGGCTTCGACGCCGCCACCGCCTTCAAGGAGGCCGAGCGCTGCCTGAACTGCGATGTGCAGACCGTGTTCACCGAGTCCGCCTGCATCGAATGCGACGCCTGCGTGGACATCTGCCCGATGGACTGCATCAGCTTCACCGCCAACGGCGAGGAAAGCGAACTGCGGGCCCGGCTCAAGGCGCCGGCATTGAACCTGGCGCAGGACCTGTACGTGTCCGGCGGGCTCAAGACGGGCCGCGTGATGGTCAAGGACGAGGACGTCTGCCTGCACTGCGGCCTGTGCGCCGAGCGCTGCCCCACGGGGGCGTGGGACATGCAGAAGTTCCTGCTGAAGATGACGCCGGCGGGGCAGGGGGTGGTGCAATGA